One part of the Bacteroidia bacterium genome encodes these proteins:
- a CDS encoding AraC family transcriptional regulator, with the protein MRTTPQRLLKLDFVKLFHQSKQLVLLRKSLDTSLEGKQSFLSMHALSFVIEGHQRIEAYEGEILGVQKGEIAIIKKGLYTITDMIAEDGHFEVCLLFFSDEILREVLKLHDSRQRPEQSAFFKLQAPEYLHHFWKSVEQVHSSLLNTSPTFFDIKAWELFSALISHDESGKTEQKLRGLLQAKSRGLHSFMEENFDKSLSIEDFAYLTGRSPASFRREFKLKFGTSPRKWIIRQRLDKAADLLQKSNMSVSEVAQEVGYESTSHFIKGFKKQFGHTPRKLSSL; encoded by the coding sequence ATGAGAACTACCCCTCAGAGATTACTGAAGCTTGATTTTGTTAAGCTTTTCCATCAGAGTAAACAACTGGTTTTGCTCCGGAAAAGTTTGGATACATCTCTGGAGGGAAAGCAGAGTTTCCTTTCTATGCATGCTCTGAGTTTTGTGATTGAGGGTCATCAAAGAATAGAGGCTTATGAAGGAGAAATCTTAGGTGTCCAAAAGGGGGAAATAGCAATTATCAAAAAGGGCTTGTACACCATTACAGATATGATAGCTGAGGATGGACATTTTGAGGTATGCCTTTTGTTCTTTTCGGACGAAATTCTCAGGGAAGTCCTGAAACTTCACGATAGTAGACAACGTCCGGAACAGAGCGCTTTTTTCAAACTACAAGCTCCTGAATACCTTCATCATTTCTGGAAGTCTGTCGAACAAGTTCACAGCAGCCTGCTAAATACCTCTCCGACCTTTTTTGACATCAAAGCCTGGGAACTATTCTCTGCACTGATCAGCCATGATGAAAGCGGAAAAACAGAGCAAAAACTCCGTGGATTGCTTCAAGCTAAATCAAGAGGTTTGCATAGCTTCATGGAGGAAAATTTTGACAAATCTCTGAGTATAGAAGACTTTGCTTATTTGACTGGCCGTAGTCCTGCAAGTTTCCGCCGAGAATTCAAGCTCAAATTTGGGACTTCTCCCCGCAAGTGGATCATTCGCCAGAGATTAGACAAAGCAGCGGACTTGCTTCAAAAAAGTAATATGTCCGTTTCAGAAGTCGCGCAGGAAGTCGGCTACGAAAGTACTTCTCATTTTATCAAGGGCTTCAAAAAACAATTTGGCCATACGCCCAGAAAACTTTCCAGCCTCTAA
- a CDS encoding choline dehydrogenase, which translates to MENTFDYVIIGAGSAGSVLANRLSANPANRVLLLEAGGKDSNPNIKIPAGFPKLFKSKEDWTYHTAPQKHLSDRELFLPRGKVLGGSSSINAMIYIRGNKADYDEWSAMGNKGWSYEEVLPYFKKSQHNEHIQNEYHGQGGPLNVQNRNYTNELSKVFVKAGQELGFTHNSDFNGEKQEGFGFYQVTHKKGSRWSAAHAFLNPAKSRSNLTVETHAHVHKIIIEDGVATGVKFSQKGNVREVKANKEVILSAGAYNSPQILNLSGVGDGADLQKHGIEVLHHLPGVGKNLQDHLVYFAIFNSNYKKSLDTAENFPAILGHLFNYLVNKQGPFNSNVGESGAFLKSPDESVIDTQYHFGPAYFREHGFIKAPKGTQGYSIGGKVLNPKSKGTVSLASANPEAAPIIDHNYLSDSDDVRKSIWGYKMAQKLGMTDAFKSYRVGMHEPSELMDDDKAIEDFIRSSVETLYHPTSTCKMGHDEMAVVDDELRVHGIKRLRVVDASIMPNVVRGNTNAPTYMIAEKAADMILASEKVTASTEMSSAAN; encoded by the coding sequence ATGGAAAATACCTTTGACTATGTGATCATCGGAGCAGGTTCCGCCGGCTCTGTACTAGCCAATCGTTTGTCTGCAAACCCTGCCAATCGCGTTTTGTTACTCGAAGCAGGCGGGAAAGATAGTAATCCTAATATCAAAATACCGGCAGGCTTCCCCAAATTATTTAAAAGTAAAGAAGACTGGACCTATCATACTGCCCCTCAGAAACATCTATCTGATCGGGAACTCTTTTTGCCCAGAGGAAAAGTATTGGGGGGATCTTCCAGTATCAATGCGATGATTTACATTCGGGGTAATAAGGCCGACTATGATGAGTGGTCTGCTATGGGAAATAAAGGATGGTCCTATGAGGAGGTTTTGCCCTATTTCAAAAAGTCTCAGCACAATGAGCACATCCAGAATGAATATCATGGTCAGGGTGGCCCCCTGAATGTTCAGAATAGAAATTACACCAATGAATTGTCCAAGGTTTTTGTAAAGGCTGGACAAGAATTGGGTTTTACACATAATTCAGACTTTAATGGAGAAAAGCAGGAAGGTTTTGGTTTTTATCAGGTAACCCATAAAAAGGGCAGTCGCTGGAGTGCTGCACATGCTTTCCTCAATCCTGCAAAAAGTAGAAGCAATCTCACAGTCGAAACCCATGCCCATGTTCATAAAATAATCATTGAAGATGGTGTGGCGACGGGCGTGAAGTTCTCTCAGAAAGGGAATGTACGTGAAGTGAAAGCGAATAAAGAAGTCATCCTGAGTGCAGGAGCTTACAACAGTCCGCAAATCCTGAATCTATCTGGAGTAGGGGATGGGGCTGATCTCCAAAAACACGGGATCGAAGTTCTGCATCATTTACCGGGAGTGGGCAAGAATCTCCAGGATCACCTGGTTTATTTCGCCATCTTCAATTCCAACTATAAAAAATCTCTCGATACGGCAGAGAATTTTCCGGCCATCCTGGGGCACCTCTTCAATTATCTGGTCAACAAACAGGGGCCCTTCAATAGCAATGTAGGAGAGTCCGGAGCCTTTTTGAAAAGTCCGGATGAATCTGTCATCGATACCCAGTATCACTTTGGGCCTGCCTATTTCCGCGAACATGGATTTATCAAAGCCCCTAAAGGAACGCAGGGATATTCGATTGGTGGAAAGGTTTTGAATCCCAAAAGCAAAGGTACAGTAAGTCTGGCCTCTGCCAATCCGGAAGCAGCTCCCATCATTGACCACAATTACCTTAGTGATAGTGATGATGTGAGAAAATCTATTTGGGGCTATAAAATGGCCCAAAAACTGGGTATGACAGATGCTTTCAAATCTTATCGGGTCGGAATGCATGAACCCTCAGAATTAATGGATGACGATAAGGCGATCGAAGACTTCATTCGCAGTTCAGTTGAGACCCTTTATCATCCGACCAGTACCTGTAAAATGGGACATGATGAGATGGCTGTGGTGGATGATGAATTGCGCGTGCATGGGATCAAGAGACTCCGTGTAGTGGATGCTTCCATCATGCCAAATGTTGTAAGAGGAAATACCAATGCTCCAACCTACATGATTGCTGAAAAAGCAGCAGATATGATTTTAGCAAGTGAAAAAGTAACTG
- a CDS encoding four helix bundle protein codes for MASIKRFEELECWRSARMLTKEIYLISNKGKLSKDFEIKNQLRSAALSLMNNIAEGFGRYSDKEFIRFLNVAQSSGLEVQSMLYLVEDLHYLNQDELESLRKEVDKTISLTLGLLRYINNK; via the coding sequence ATGGCAAGTATTAAAAGATTTGAAGAATTGGAGTGCTGGAGATCCGCAAGAATGTTAACGAAGGAAATCTACTTGATTTCAAATAAAGGAAAGCTTAGCAAAGATTTCGAAATAAAAAATCAACTAAGATCCGCAGCTCTTTCTCTCATGAATAATATAGCGGAAGGCTTTGGTAGGTATAGCGATAAAGAATTCATTAGATTTTTAAATGTTGCTCAAAGCTCTGGTTTAGAAGTTCAGAGTATGCTGTATCTAGTGGAGGATTTGCATTACCTAAACCAGGATGAGCTAGAAAGTTTAAGGAAAGAGGTCGATAAAACCATATCGTTGACATTGGGGCTATTACGGTATATAAACAACAAGTAA
- a CDS encoding S41 family peptidase, with amino-acid sequence MKNLIILLLLLSQFGYLRSQTLEELSVKQLQEDFQVFRGQLEKVHPGLYTYSSKEKLYGIFEEIKARLNEPMSQIDFYRALLPILRPIGNNHTEIQAPDAYNEQLINDLPRFPFRLYHDKAKLYVLEDLSREQEIGVGAVITRMNGRDILEIFEEMKALYRVDGFNESSPNWALSVVFSRKYAQFFGTPTSYDLEYVDQKGKKKRTTISGIPQIELQEAAQNLKTPNLFGHGEKYQFKFIEDVAYLKIASFQPEKARTYISFLKDSFKKIKEKGSQKLILDLRNNGGGYPEASYKLLAYLIKESIRPAILEYAKVDKIEDAQYYEKDFFFKHFHKQNLIWRNGRYEGKAAPKIQIKPEALAFDGELIVLINARSSSATGELLGQIKTHTNASFIGTEAGGNCVTQVASDLLTLVLPHSGIKVTLPAIKSLMRVNFENTGHGVQPDIEILPSVQDLWEERDVVLEKALEKG; translated from the coding sequence ATGAAAAACCTAATAATCTTGCTCCTCTTGCTTAGCCAGTTCGGATATCTACGATCTCAGACTTTGGAAGAATTATCCGTGAAACAGTTGCAGGAGGATTTTCAGGTGTTTCGAGGGCAATTGGAAAAAGTACATCCCGGATTGTACACCTACAGCAGTAAAGAGAAGCTGTATGGGATTTTTGAGGAGATTAAAGCGAGACTCAATGAGCCTATGTCTCAGATAGATTTTTATAGAGCATTGCTTCCTATTCTTCGACCCATTGGAAATAATCACACAGAAATACAGGCACCAGATGCTTATAATGAACAATTGATAAATGACTTGCCTCGTTTCCCTTTTCGGCTGTATCATGATAAGGCTAAACTTTACGTTCTGGAAGATTTAAGTCGGGAACAGGAAATTGGAGTAGGAGCTGTTATAACTCGTATGAATGGGAGAGATATCCTGGAGATTTTCGAGGAGATGAAAGCCTTGTATAGAGTGGATGGCTTCAATGAGAGTAGTCCCAATTGGGCGCTTTCTGTAGTTTTTAGTCGAAAGTATGCGCAGTTTTTCGGTACTCCAACTAGCTATGATCTGGAATATGTGGATCAGAAAGGGAAAAAAAAGCGGACCACTATATCCGGTATCCCACAGATTGAGTTGCAGGAAGCTGCTCAAAATTTAAAGACGCCCAATCTATTTGGGCATGGAGAGAAATATCAATTCAAGTTTATAGAAGATGTGGCCTATTTGAAAATTGCTTCCTTTCAACCGGAAAAAGCCAGAACATATATCAGCTTTCTGAAGGACAGCTTTAAAAAAATCAAAGAAAAAGGCAGCCAAAAACTTATCCTCGACCTTCGCAACAATGGAGGAGGCTATCCGGAAGCGAGTTATAAATTGCTTGCCTATCTGATCAAGGAAAGCATTCGTCCTGCTATACTGGAATATGCAAAGGTCGACAAAATCGAAGATGCCCAGTACTATGAAAAGGATTTTTTCTTCAAGCACTTTCATAAGCAAAACCTGATTTGGCGGAATGGGAGGTATGAGGGGAAGGCGGCACCCAAAATACAGATAAAGCCTGAGGCGCTTGCGTTCGATGGTGAATTGATTGTCTTGATCAACGCTCGTAGTTCCTCTGCCACCGGCGAGCTGTTAGGCCAAATAAAAACCCATACAAATGCTAGCTTTATCGGTACAGAAGCTGGGGGAAATTGTGTAACGCAGGTCGCCAGTGATCTTCTGACCCTTGTACTTCCTCATTCTGGTATCAAAGTTACCCTCCCTGCCATCAAGTCCCTTATGCGCGTCAATTTTGAAAATACCGGACATGGCGTTCAGCCGGACATAGAAATTCTACCAAGCGTTCAGGATTTGTGGGAGGAAAGGGATGTGGTGTTGGAGAAAGCTCTGGAAAAGGGCTAA
- a CDS encoding helix-turn-helix domain-containing protein, whose translation MTLISSFIYTAGILACLLILIILFRSRKKGRSHLILFSIFFFLFFVPLAAYAELHQLTFLKGLAFLFADSLGFALGPLLYLYIRSLYSEEFGLRKFWIHLLPLVFYLIFISFPRWLDIWMPDISPNYVQLIDKLEPLLQLQAFYLIAYCLASLILLKSYRKLLEQNFSQLHEKELLWVRYLLIGLILTLIINLLVALYTYTQRPISFNPNFFTDTSLILLIFYLGYKGITQSRILLPAYVFEVKEDQKEVSSGINPHHLSNASEEEIEDLKSSLEKALKEDKLFLKEDLSLGELAGHLGTTDKKLSALLNQVLELNFFELINEHRVEEVKQKMQSPEYSHYTLLAIAYESGFKSKSSFNRIFKKNTGRSPSAYKKESTKL comes from the coding sequence ATGACCTTAATAAGCAGTTTCATATACACCGCAGGTATCCTTGCCTGTCTGCTTATCCTCATCATACTCTTTCGGTCGAGGAAAAAGGGACGTTCTCATCTTATCCTTTTTAGCATATTCTTTTTCCTGTTTTTTGTGCCCCTCGCGGCCTATGCAGAATTGCATCAACTGACCTTTTTAAAAGGCCTGGCTTTTCTTTTTGCTGACTCTCTAGGTTTTGCTTTGGGGCCTTTGCTGTATCTCTATATCAGGAGTCTTTATAGTGAGGAGTTTGGGCTTCGTAAATTCTGGATACACTTGCTTCCACTTGTCTTTTATCTGATTTTTATTTCATTCCCTCGCTGGTTGGATATCTGGATGCCGGATATTTCCCCCAATTATGTGCAGCTAATTGATAAACTGGAACCTTTGCTTCAGCTTCAGGCTTTTTACCTGATTGCCTATTGTCTTGCTTCCTTAATCTTACTTAAGTCTTATCGGAAACTCTTGGAACAAAATTTCTCTCAATTGCATGAGAAGGAACTCCTATGGGTAAGGTATTTATTGATCGGTCTTATCCTTACCCTCATCATTAATCTTTTAGTTGCCCTCTATACCTATACCCAGAGGCCTATTAGCTTCAATCCCAATTTTTTTACTGATACCAGCCTGATTCTATTGATTTTCTATCTGGGCTATAAGGGCATCACTCAATCTCGGATCTTATTACCCGCTTATGTATTCGAAGTGAAAGAAGATCAGAAAGAAGTAAGTAGCGGTATCAACCCTCACCATTTATCCAATGCTTCTGAGGAGGAGATAGAAGACTTGAAATCAAGTCTGGAAAAAGCATTAAAAGAGGATAAGCTATTTCTGAAAGAAGACCTCAGTCTGGGAGAATTGGCAGGACACTTAGGAACGACAGATAAGAAACTCTCTGCTTTACTCAATCAGGTGCTGGAGCTCAATTTTTTCGAACTCATCAATGAGCATCGGGTAGAAGAGGTAAAACAGAAGATGCAAAGCCCTGAATATTCTCATTATACCTTGCTGGCCATTGCTTACGAAAGTGGCTTCAAGTCCAAAAGCAGTTTCAACCGCATCTTCAAAAAGAATACCGGTCGATCTCCATCAGCTTATAAAAAAGAAAGTACCAAACTATAG
- a CDS encoding NAD(P)-dependent oxidoreductase, with translation MIAFIGLGIMGSRMAKNLLKQGQDLIVYNRSEGPAKELEALGAKRAQNIAEAVQEADTVISMLSNPEVVESVMLGESGGLSQMKRGARWIDCSTVNPSFSSKAKEAAEEAGMLFIDAPVAGTKPHAENAELVFFAGGEEAEIKEIEPMLLQMGKKVIHIGESGKGASFKMLVNSLLAQSMLIFSETVLLGEKMGLDKDFLLNTLPNLVVSAPFTKFKAEMIRKNDYEVQFPLELMHKDLQLAALSAYEENQPLPMANVAKEIYAQAKKQGLGRLDFAAIHRFMEG, from the coding sequence ATGATCGCATTTATCGGACTCGGAATCATGGGCAGCCGCATGGCAAAAAATCTGCTCAAGCAGGGACAGGATCTCATCGTTTACAATCGTTCGGAAGGACCTGCCAAAGAATTGGAAGCCCTGGGAGCAAAGAGGGCGCAAAACATCGCAGAAGCTGTTCAAGAAGCTGATACGGTAATCAGCATGCTTTCCAATCCAGAGGTAGTAGAATCCGTGATGCTTGGTGAAAGCGGAGGATTATCCCAAATGAAGAGGGGTGCAAGATGGATCGATTGCTCTACCGTAAACCCTTCCTTTTCATCCAAAGCAAAAGAGGCTGCCGAGGAAGCCGGGATGCTCTTTATTGATGCTCCTGTAGCTGGCACAAAGCCACATGCAGAAAATGCCGAACTGGTATTTTTCGCAGGAGGAGAAGAAGCTGAAATAAAGGAAATAGAACCCATGCTCCTGCAAATGGGGAAGAAAGTCATTCATATAGGTGAATCAGGCAAAGGCGCTTCCTTCAAAATGCTGGTCAATTCCCTGCTCGCTCAATCCATGCTTATTTTTTCAGAGACCGTTTTATTGGGCGAAAAGATGGGTCTGGATAAAGACTTCCTCCTAAATACACTCCCAAATCTGGTGGTATCCGCTCCCTTCACCAAATTCAAAGCTGAGATGATCCGCAAGAACGATTATGAGGTTCAATTTCCCCTCGAACTTATGCATAAAGATCTTCAACTAGCAGCTCTCTCTGCCTATGAAGAGAATCAACCCCTTCCGATGGCCAATGTGGCTAAGGAGATTTATGCACAGGCAAAAAAGCAGGGATTGGGTAGATTAGACTTTGCGGCGATTCATAGGTTTATGGAAGGGTAA
- a CDS encoding aminotransferase class I/II-fold pyridoxal phosphate-dependent enzyme, which yields MAKKRKIETDLAHFGEERSEYRGAVVPPIFQNSLFTFQDWEGIDEAFDDRVNTPIYSRGMNPTVALVEKKIARLAGGGKAKLFASGMAAISAGVLHCVKAGDHVIALKNVYGPANNFMNVYLREKMGLELSFVSGEKVSDFEEAIQENTALIYLESPSSAVFSLQDIAAVVALAKKHGIKTLIDNTWASPIYQKPLAMGVDIEMHSCSKYLGGHSDIVAGVLIASEEIIDEIQVKEYELLGAKMAPFEAWLILRSLRTLPMRMEKHQANALEVAQFLQKHPKVKKVRYPGLPDFPQYELAKKQMKGFTGLMGFQLDTEELDEIKAFFNTLEVFQIGVSWGGHESLIYAPAISYVKELSEEQFKAMGISKGDMRISVGLEHVEDLIEDLERGLEAF from the coding sequence AAAGAAAAATAGAAACGGATCTTGCTCATTTTGGAGAAGAGAGGAGTGAATATAGAGGGGCAGTTGTACCACCGATTTTCCAGAATTCGCTCTTTACTTTTCAGGATTGGGAGGGAATAGATGAAGCATTTGATGATCGGGTGAATACGCCGATTTATAGTCGAGGTATGAATCCTACCGTTGCTCTGGTGGAAAAGAAGATCGCTAGATTGGCAGGTGGAGGAAAGGCCAAGCTTTTTGCTTCAGGTATGGCAGCCATATCAGCAGGCGTTCTTCATTGTGTGAAAGCAGGGGATCATGTGATTGCCTTGAAGAATGTTTATGGCCCCGCCAATAACTTTATGAATGTCTACCTCCGGGAGAAAATGGGACTTGAGCTCAGTTTTGTAAGTGGTGAGAAAGTCTCGGATTTCGAAGAGGCGATTCAGGAAAATACGGCTCTTATCTATTTGGAGAGTCCTTCTTCAGCTGTATTCAGTTTGCAGGATATTGCAGCTGTAGTGGCTCTGGCGAAAAAACATGGAATCAAGACCTTGATCGATAATACCTGGGCCAGTCCCATCTATCAAAAGCCTTTGGCTATGGGGGTAGATATCGAGATGCATTCCTGCTCCAAATATCTGGGCGGGCATAGTGATATAGTTGCCGGTGTCTTGATAGCCAGTGAGGAGATTATAGATGAAATCCAGGTCAAAGAATATGAATTGCTGGGGGCGAAAATGGCTCCTTTCGAAGCCTGGCTGATTCTCCGAAGTTTACGTACCCTTCCCATGCGTATGGAAAAGCATCAAGCCAATGCCTTGGAAGTCGCTCAATTCCTCCAAAAGCACCCCAAGGTCAAAAAAGTGCGTTATCCGGGTCTTCCCGACTTTCCCCAATACGAACTGGCAAAAAAACAGATGAAAGGCTTTACCGGACTCATGGGCTTTCAACTGGATACAGAGGAGCTAGATGAAATCAAAGCCTTCTTCAATACACTGGAAGTCTTTCAAATTGGGGTAAGCTGGGGAGGACATGAAAGCCTTATCTATGCCCCTGCAATTTCCTATGTAAAAGAGCTAAGCGAAGAGCAATTTAAAGCCATGGGCATTTCCAAAGGTGATATGCGGATATCAGTAGGGCTGGAACATGTGGAGGATCTGATAGAAGATTTAGAGAGAGGCTTAGAAGCCTTTTAA